From the Drechmeria coniospora strain ARSEF 6962 chromosome 02, whole genome shotgun sequence genome, the window CCTTCAACTAGTTCGTCACCTGTCCCAAAACAAGCTTGACCGCAGGGGATAGTGCAGCTGACAGTGGGCGGTGGCAGTCAAACTCTCAATGAGGTCATGCCCATGATCTATCGGCGATTCACGGAAAAGTCGGCCGAGGAATGGCGTCAAATCTACAAGGCCTTGCAGCTGCTCGAGTTCCTCATCAAGCACGGCTCCGAGCGTGTGATTGACGATGCCAGGGGGCACATAACGCTGTTGAAGATGTTGCGTCAGTTTCACTTCATCGACCAGAACGGCAAGGACCAGGGCATCAACGTGCGGAACCGAGCCAAGGAGCTGGCCGACCTGCTGGGTGACGTCGACCGCATCCGGACCGAGCGCAAGAAGGCGCGGGCCACGAAGAATAAATACACAGGTGTCGAGGGCGGGGCTACCTTGGGCGGTGGCTACTCCGGCGGCAGCCGGTACGGCGGGTTCGGCAACGAGTCGTCcggctacggcggcggcggtggtggtggtgatggcggtGGTGGTAGCGGCACAACCTTTGGCGCCTACTCTGGGGGCGTgtacggcgacggcggcggtttCGGCGGCCAAGACAACGGTTTCCAGGATTCCGGGACGAGGTCGGATCGGTTTGAAGCGTACGACGAgttcgacgaggacgagagacCTGCCGCCTCATCAAGGCCTGCCCGGAAGACGGAGCGGGCGGCCGtttcgaagccggcggcagAGCCAGTCAAGAAGAAGGAGCCCGAGGTCGACTTGTTCTCCTTCGACGAGCCGACAGCGGCCCCCTCCACcagcggcctcgccgacttTGCCAGCTccggcaacgccgccgccgaagacgacgacgacgagtttgATGACTTTCAATCAGCCAcaccggcggcctcgaccggCTTCGCACAGCCGATCTCGGCCCCGCTGGCGTCGATAAGAAGCCCCGCGGCTCAGTTCGCGGCGCCGCAGCCTCTGTCGGCGCCCCAGCAGGCAGGCCTCAGCCAGATGGTCAGCACatcgtccatctcgccggcgcctgCCGCCGGAGGCAGCTACTCGGCCTTTACCTCGCCTCCCCAGCAGGcgcaggccaaggcggcgaccGGTTTCCAGAGCTCGGGCCCGAACTACTTTGGCACGGTCCAGACGCaagcgccgccggcgacgtcgtcgagggcgagcatgTCGGCCATgtccccgacggcgagcggaccgacgacgatggccaaCACGATGCCCGTGCCGAGCTCGGCTGCGAAGCCGGCAGCGGGtgcgggaggcggcgacgccttCGGTGCTCTGTGGGGCAAGGCCAGCGGGGGCAtcaagaagacgacgacgatgggtgCCGGGCCGGCCATGGGCCAGCTGGCGAAGGAGAAGAGCAGCGCGGGCATCTGGGGTgcgccggccgcctcctcgtccaagCCTGCCGCTCCTGGTGGCGGGTCCGCATCcgacgacctgctcggcTGAGGGAGGCGTCGGTCGGCCTGTGCTGCAGCGTGCGGgtggtgcatgcacatgtgcatgctGTACATGGCTCCAATCAATACGGGCAAGGAAGCGAGGCAGAGGTCGAGAGAATTTGCGTTGAGCATGCTACTTGACTGAGGGCCTAGATGGGCGTATTGGCGCAGATTGAATTCAGTCTCTCGTTCAGCGAATTGTTGGCGGCAACCAGAACCGCACGTCCTCGGACCGTCCtacccgccgccgcgcagTCCTATCAGGGCGCAGTTGATGGATTGAACATGCTTCATCACACTGTTGTCGGGGAGGCAGGGCGCATGCTGACAGTACATGGGTCTATTTGAAGCGGCAAGTCGTCAAAGCTGTCAATCGTTTGTTTCACCCGTTCCCTCGCCCACCAGTGACAGTGGTGCGTTTGTTTGTGATTCACACCTGCTAGAACAGACCTGACAGGcacttacacctacggagtacacgtacagtacttctaTAGTATTACAGGGTTCTGTGCGGAGTTATTGATAATACCCGAGTGCTGTACGTGCGAGTGCGTggacatgtaagtacttctatggcatacagtacggagtacatgtacgtgtacttgcatgtacttactgtaagttcAAGCACCTAGTGTGCTTACTGAGCACTGTACGTGGTGTAATTATAGGTGTTCACAGCCGGGTCCAGCGAGGCAACGACCTCCCTGCCAGCCAATAATTGCCCCTGCAGGATGCCATATTTTGGGGGACGGACGAGTCCTACTTGGGAACCGTTCGGCGGCGCGCCTATTCCTGCGTCAGTAAGCGCCGACTCCATCCGTCAACAACCCCCCATGCCACAGCGACGATTGgctgcgccggcggctgcTCACACTGCCTTTCGTCTCACGTCGTCTTGACGGCATCTGGAGTATCGACGCACCAGAGACCGTGACAGACGACTGGCTACCAGATTGAAACGAGTGGCTGGGTCTCTTGCGTCGACCTCTTTTTTGTTTTATTTTTCGAAATCCTAATCAAGTTCTTTTTTTGTATCGACGTTGCACGGCGGTGAACCTGCATGGGAGCTATACCgacatatatatatacgaGTTAGGTGATCATCACCAACAACTTCCAGCCATCTCCTCCAGCAAACGACTCCCCGACAATCTTCGTCTTTCCTGTCTCTGTCTCCATACCTCCTGTTTTCTCTCCTCCTTTCATTCTCCCTTCCCTGCAGCACAATATCTTGGTTCGGGTCCCGGTCCGGTCTGCCATTTCGTTTCTTAGATTCCCTTTCCAGCTTCATATTGCACTCGCAAGAGTCTGTGGTCGTCCGGCTGCCACGGTCTTGCAGCAAGAACTTGATTTCTTTATTTTTCATCGGCCATCGGTCGGGCAACTTGGACAAGATTTCTTCCCCCAACCCTTCGCCAGTTGTTCTGCCGTTCCATTCGAAGCATCTTCCCCTTCGCACGGCTTGCCTCTCTTCGCGCCCTCATCTCTCGCTCGTCACTCCCGCAGCGACCGCCAGGATGTCAACTGCTCCGGCTCCCGGCGCTTTGGGCTTGACATTTACTGCCATGCGAGCCATGCAGGCGGTGGCgctcatcaccatcatcggCCTGACGTCCAATTTCATATCGGAATTGGAGACGGCCCAGTATGAAGCACCGTCGGCCCTCGTTGGTactctcgtcgtcgtacgtCTTATTTTCTTCTCCTCTTTCTTCTCCTCTTCCCCTTCCATTCATCATTGTCATTGGCAACCCCATCTGACAAATGCAATGGCCATTTCAGtcctgcctcgccgccgtctacGTCACCATCAACTACATCCTCTACTGGGACTCGATGCTCCCGCTGCTCATCTCGGCCGGAGCTGACATACtctgcctcgtcgccttcatcgtcgtcgcctgcgtCATCGGCAAGCCCGTCAGCTACCTCTCGTGCTCTCGAttctccgacgacggcaaaaTGGCCTGGTATATCCAGTCGCTCTTCCCCAACCTCGGCCGCAAGGACCGCTACTTTACCTGGGTCGACTCGCCCAAAGCGTCCTGCCTCAAGATGAAGTCGATCTGGGGCTTGAGCATTTGCCTGTGCATCCTGTtcctcgtctcctccgtcgtcTCAGCCTGCCTGTGGAAGCGCATCAAGGGGGCCTGCTCGCGGCCCGGACCAAAGGATATCGAATGAGGGTGCCGCCGTGGGGTCGGCGCGGGAAGGGGCCAGGTGGGAACGAggacggtgccggtgccgacgaaaAAGGTTCGAAGCCTTGGCAccgtggccatgacgaccTCGGCTGGGAAGCCGAGCAAGGAGAAGCATGCCTACGACAGCGACTCctccgacggcctcgacacTAGCCTGGGTCTCGGCATCAAGTTGGCCTATCCGGTGTTGCTCCCACCAGCccccacggcggcgacaagcATGACGCGCAAGATGAAGGCTCGGATTTGTGAAGTTCGTCCGCGGCCACGTCCGCTCCATGGCTTGCCTCCGGTGTCTCCTTTGTCTCCCGTCCCTCCCGTGCCTCTCAAGCTCCCCGTCTCTTCCAAGATGCCTCACACGTTGCGCTCACCGCCAGTTGTTCGCCCGCCGGTCGGGACCAACGCCAAGCGCAGGACGCTTCGAGACCGCATTGAGGGATGGTGGGACCTGGGGCTGTTGGAGAAAAGGCAAACGCTCCATGGCGGCTTAACGAAGCATCGATGTAAATGAGCTCATACCAGAAAATGATTTTGTCGGGAGGAAGTTGATGGTGTAGCAGACGTCTCTGCTGGATTCCATGAAGAAATATAAGCCAATATATCTAGTATTTGAAGTTGGGGATATCAACACGTGTTATATCGCTGGGCATTTTGATGCACAGGCACGACTCCCGGGTAGGCGGATGGTATTGATCAAGGAACTCTGTCGGAATCACCGATTACAACACGAGCCAAATACTTTAGGGAGAACCAGGCCGGTCGAAATTCAATAATAGCTTGAAATAAATCAAATCCGCCCCCAGAACCCATCCCTATATGTCAGAGTACTCTGATGCAACACTAACACTCCCTTGTTGTGTTGGTTCAAGTGTTGGACTAAGGTTATTGTACAGTGCGAAGTAGGTATCCGAAGGTTGatgcacagtactgcacGCACTACAGCTGGTGCGCTGTACAGTGTGTACTGATATTAGTGCACAGTACAACATTTAACAAGGCTAGTTGGTGCACCGTACAGTGGACGTGAGGCCCGGCTGACAAATGGCACAGTGATTTCCACTTgacacaagtacagtacatgaagGTACGTATCGCTCACTCAATGTGTTGCTACAaattagtacctacatgtattatTCCGTGCTTGTCTTGTGCTGACATCATAACCAGATCAGAACCGCCAACCTCTCTCCGACTACCTTTCATCGCATCGCCAACCACCATTGGGCATCTGGGGAAAACCCAACATGTCGCTTCTCCGGCAGCTCGTCTCCGGCAGCAAGATCCGCTCGTCGGAAGGCTGTTGGACATGTCGTGTGCGGCGCAAAAAATGTGCCGAGAATCGGCCCGTATGCGACACCTGTCGTGTGCTGGAAATCACCTGCTACTTTCAGGACGAAAAGCCAGACTGGATGGATGGCGGGCCGAAGCAAAGAGAGATGGGTGTCAGGATCAAGGCTCAGGTCAAGAAGCAGGCGAGCTCTCGCCGCGATCGCAAGTACCTCGAGATGCTCGAAGCGGGCACCCGATCGGTCAACCTCGATGACAACGAGCCGGCACACGGCCCTCACGGCAGCCAGGAGCCCGCGGAAGCCACGCCAGGCATGTCCGGCGCATCCGACACGGATCCGTCACCGCGCAGCCTCGAGATgggctcgacgccggcgtcgaccaACACGAATGGCACGTCGCCCCGCGAGGGCCCCTGGCACAGCCAGTTGTTCAGCCGACAGGCCGACCCGGACTCGACGCCGGACGTGGACATACATTTCCTCATGATCTACCTCGACTACGTGTTTCCCTACCTGTTTCCGCACTACCGTCctcccgtcctcgccggcggtcGAGGCTGGATCCTCGACGTAATCCAGAGCAACCGCTGCGTCTACCACACGGCCATCTCCCTCGCCAGCGCCTTCTTCGCCATCGTGCTCGCCAACGGCCAGGAGGAGCACGAAGAATGCACAGCCAGGATGGTGCACAATCTCGAAAGCCAGCTCGAGCTGGGGCTCAAGGAGCTGCAGAAGGAGATGCGCATCCTCAacgccggcaccgccttTGACAAGCAAaagggcctcgtcgtcatgcaGAGCATCATCCAGATGCTCTTCTTCGAGGTTGCCACGGCCAAAAAGGACAATTGGAAGAtgcacctcgacgccgccattGCCCTCTTCCTGCAGATCGTGCCGCGGCCGGAGGAGTGGACGGAGACGCTCAACGACCTCTACACGCCAAAGTGGCCACCGCCCGAGCTCGGTCTCCGACGGCCGTGGAGCACGAACCAAGCGGCGCTGCGCTTCTTTACCGCCACCATCATGTACATCGACGTCATCTCGAGCGTCACCCTCGGCAACGCCCCGCGCCTGTACCCGTACCAGCCGGCCGTCATCCCCGGATGCGTCACCATCCcgcgcggcgtcgagccCGTCCCGGCCGGACCTCTCTTCCTCGAAGACTTCTTCGGCCTCTCCAACTATATGGTCCAGGCCCTGGCCGACGTGGCGGCGCTGGAATCGTGGAAGCGGCTGCAGAAGCAGACCGGTTCGTTGTCGGTGAACGAGCTCGTCTCTCGCGGCCAGGTCCTCTCGGACGCCATCAAGGGCGGCCTCCAGATGCTCGAggcccaggcccaggcccaCGAGGCCGCTCAACCTCGGTTTCAGCTGCTCGTCTCGGACCCCATCACCTCGGACCCCCAAGAGCACCCGACGTATCAGATGATATGGCTGCTCGCGACCCTGAGCTATCTCAACGTCGTCATCTCCGGCTGGCAGCCGTCGAACCCGGAAATTCGCTGGTCCgtggcgaaggcgacggagcTGCTGTCGCAGGTCCCCAGGGGCGCGTCCTTGCGGGCCCTGGCCTGGCCCTTTTGCCTCTCCGGCTGCctgtcgccgccggagcAGCAGGATGCGTATCGGACCATGGCGCAGCGCCTCGGCCCCTTGCAGATATTCGGAACGATCAAGGAGGCCATGGAGATTATGGAAAAGGTCTGGTCCATCAGGGGGCAGATTGACGAATCATGGGACATGTGCAAGTGCCTCAACGTTTTGGGCCATGGCGTTTTGCTTATTTGATACCCAACGAATGCAATATTGAACGCCATCAACGAGCACGCTTCTGCCTCTGATAGTGTTCCATTTGTTTATCGCCCCCCCGACTGTCGGAATCGCGACTTTTACCGATTGAAATCCTCCAACCAGCCATCGTTCGTCGAGGCAACGATTCGAGGTAAGGAGGCTTGTTAAGGGGCATACGACCGAGAACTATGATGATGGACGCCTCCTTCCAAAATCTCTCCACCTTGGCCATGTTCTATTCTATTCAATGCTTTCCAAGATACCCAGCCTACTCTCGGCTCATTCCCCGTGGCCACCCATCATCCAAAATGGCACGTACCGCTTGTATACGCCTGCGCCTTGTCCTACTCCCGATACATCACGCGCCGTTGTGAAGGACGACACAGGTGACTGGACACGACAATCAGTTGATCCAAGGCAGCTGTGCCGAGAAAGATGATGCTCAAAGTTCAATGCTGTTTGCTCAACTGATGCAAACTCGACAGACGCCTGGAGGCGGGACCCCCGTCATTTCAGGGTTTTCGGGGAACAGTGGATCGTGCGGGAGTTTTCCCCGTTGCACGAGGCAGCGAGTCTGCATCGAATTGTGCGCCGGACGAAGTTTCGGGAGAGAATGCGGTCGCAGCGCTAAAGAGCGCAGCGGTGCTCGGGTCGTAGCTCGACAACCTGCTGTCTGGACGACCATTCGCTTGCCTGGCAGGGTCAGCATTTCTCCTTGCCGAGAATGAACCGTTTTGGACTCACGAGGGTTTACGagtcctcgcctcctccggAACCATGTCCCGGAAGCCGTTGTGTGTGCTCATTCCGCAGCCCATATTGCATAAAGATGACGATTCGGTTCTGGGTTGCTTGAGGGGAGATGCAAAAAAAGGTCCATGACGGGGCGAGGCATTCGACCGAATATAAGCGCTGTGCAACTGCTATCGAACAGAGAACGGAGGGTGAACAAGGCCATGATGGGCGGTAGGAGTAAATTGCCGGTCACAGCCGTGACGTGGGAAGTTATTCACTGCTTTCGATATGGATGTGGTGCCAATCCACCAGTCACGGGCCTTGGCTTTGTTGTTTGCTACGCTCGTGCCACGGCAGGAAATCGATTTCGGAACAGGTGCACAGGGTGTCGTCGACAGGCTGATTGTGCTGGTGCCGGAGGACCGAGTGAAAGGTCCGTCCCTTGCACATGTAGCATTCTTCTGCGAGCACACGACCTACATTTGAAAAAAATCCTCTGGTTGATCATCTTGTCAAGAAAGGGAACGGGGGAGCTGGTATCGTTGACTTTCATCCTGATCCCTGGTCAGCAGTTGACACTCGATTCCTCTTCATTTCCGTCCATTCATATGGCCATCAACAATCATGGAGGAGAGGCAGCGCGGCCCCCCCAACGCTCCCATGAGCCCCGCCAAATTGCCCGTCCTACGACGAGCTTGTTGATGAGGTGACAGCACGGATTCTCCATTGCGGTGCCGCGAGCGCCATCTCCTCGGCTCGTCCA encodes:
- a CDS encoding putative golgi to endosome transport protein — its product is MDLNDLKNTVSNLTLYDLKAGFRKAQNAVMNYTDMEAKVREATNNEPWGASTTTMQEIANGTFNYQTLNEVMPMIYRRFTEKSAEEWRQIYKALQLLEFLIKHGSERVIDDARGHITLLKMLRQFHFIDQNGKDQGINVRNRAKELADLLGDVDRIRTERKKARATKNKYTGVEGGATLGGGYSGGSRYGGFGNESSGYGGGGGGGDGGGGSGTTFGAYSGGVYGDGGGFGGQDNGFQDSGTRSDRFEAYDEFDEDERPAASSRPARKTERAAVSKPAAEPVKKKEPEVDLFSFDEPTAAPSTSGLADFASSGNAAAEDDDDEFDDFQSATPAASTGFAQPISAPLASIRSPAAQFAAPQPLSAPQQAGLSQMVSTSSISPAPAAGGSYSAFTSPPQQAQAKAATGFQSSGPNYFGTVQTQAPPATSSRASMSAMSPTASGPTTMANTMPVPSSAAKPAAGAGGGDAFGALWGKASGGIKKTTTMGAGPAMGQLAKEKSSAGIWGAPAASSSKPAAPGGGSASDDLLG
- a CDS encoding C6 transcription factor, whose product is MTTSAGKPSKEKHAYDSDSSDGLDTSLGLGIKLAYPVLLPPAPTAATSMTRKMKARICEVRPRPRPLHGLPPVSPLSPVPPVPLKLPVSSKMPHTLRSPPVVRPPVGTNAKRRTLRDRIEGWWDLGLLEKRQTLHGGLTKHRLHEDQNRQPLSDYLSSHRQPPLGIWGKPNMSLLRQLVSGSKIRSSEGCWTCRVRRKKCAENRPVCDTCRVLEITCYFQDEKPDWMDGGPKQREMGVRIKAQVKKQASSRRDRKYLEMLEAGTRSVNLDDNEPAHGPHGSQEPAEATPGMSGASDTDPSPRSLEMGSTPASTNTNGTSPREGPWHSQLFSRQADPDSTPDVDIHFLMIYLDYVFPYLFPHYRPPVLAGGRGWILDVIQSNRCVYHTAISLASAFFAIVLANGQEEHEECTARMVHNLESQLELGLKELQKEMRILNAGTAFDKQKGLVVMQSIIQMLFFEVATAKKDNWKMHLDAAIALFLQIVPRPEEWTETLNDLYTPKWPPPELGLRRPWSTNQAALRFFTATIMYIDVISSVTLGNAPRLYPYQPAVIPGCVTIPRGVEPVPAGPLFLEDFFGLSNYMVQALADVAALESWKRLQKQTGSLSVNELVSRGQVLSDAIKGGLQMLEAQAQAHEAAQPRFQLLVSDPITSDPQEHPTYQMIWLLATLSYLNVVISGWQPSNPEIRWSVAKATELLSQVPRGASLRALAWPFCLSGCLSPPEQQDAYRTMAQRLGPLQIFGTIKEAMEIMEKVWSIRGQIDESWDMCKCLNVLGHGVLLI